The Coleofasciculus chthonoplastes PCC 7420 genome includes a region encoding these proteins:
- the psbA gene encoding photosystem II q(b) protein yields the protein MTTTVQRRESASLWERFCSWVTSTENRLYVGWFGVLMIPTLLTATTCFIIAFIAAPPVDIDGIREPVAGSLLYGNNIISGAVVPSSNAIGLHFYPIWEAASLDEWLYNGGPYQLVAFHFLIGVFAYMGREWELSYRLGMRPWICVAYSAPVAAATAVFLIYPIGQGSFSDGMPLGISGTFNFMFVFQAEHNILMHPFHMLGVAGVFGGALFSAMHGSLVTSSLVRETTEVESQNYGYKFGQEEETYNIVAAHGYFGRLIFQYASFNNSRSLHFFLGAWPVVGIWFTALGISTMAFNLNGFNFNQSILDSQGRVVNTWADVLNRANLGFEVMHERNAHNFPLDLAAGEATPVALTAPSINS from the coding sequence ATGACTACCACAGTACAACGTCGCGAAAGCGCGTCTTTGTGGGAACGGTTCTGTAGCTGGGTGACTTCCACCGAAAACCGCCTCTATGTAGGCTGGTTTGGTGTACTGATGATCCCCACTCTCTTAACCGCCACCACCTGCTTTATCATCGCCTTCATCGCCGCTCCCCCCGTGGACATCGATGGAATCCGCGAGCCTGTTGCTGGAAGCTTACTGTACGGTAACAACATCATCTCTGGTGCTGTTGTTCCTTCCTCCAACGCCATCGGCTTGCACTTCTATCCCATCTGGGAAGCTGCTTCCTTAGATGAGTGGCTTTACAACGGTGGTCCTTACCAGTTGGTAGCTTTCCACTTCCTCATTGGCGTCTTCGCCTACATGGGTCGTGAGTGGGAACTCTCCTACCGCTTAGGTATGCGTCCTTGGATCTGCGTAGCTTACAGCGCACCTGTAGCAGCAGCCACCGCCGTGTTCCTCATCTACCCCATCGGTCAAGGTTCATTCTCCGATGGAATGCCTCTGGGCATATCTGGAACCTTCAACTTCATGTTCGTGTTCCAAGCTGAGCACAACATCCTGATGCACCCCTTCCACATGCTCGGTGTGGCTGGCGTATTCGGCGGTGCCTTGTTCAGCGCCATGCACGGTTCCTTGGTCACCAGCTCTCTGGTACGTGAAACCACCGAAGTTGAATCTCAGAACTACGGCTACAAGTTCGGGCAAGAAGAAGAAACCTATAACATCGTTGCCGCTCATGGCTACTTTGGTCGGTTAATCTTCCAATATGCTTCCTTCAACAACAGCCGTTCTCTGCACTTCTTCTTAGGTGCATGGCCCGTGGTTGGTATCTGGTTCACAGCACTGGGTATCAGCACCATGGCTTTCAACCTCAACGGATTCAACTTTAACCAGTCAATCCTGGATTCCCAAGGTCGTGTAGTCAACACCTGGGCAGACGTACTCAACCGCGCCAACTTAGGATTTGAAGTAATGCACGAGCGCAACGCTCACAACTTCCCCTTAGACTTGGCGGCTGGTGAAGCTACTCCCGTAGCTCTGACTGCTCCTAGCATCAACAGCTAA
- a CDS encoding OsmC family peroxiredoxin: MTTLTRTAQAQWNGDLKSGNGHINASSHILNDTPYTFSTRFEDTPGTNPEELLASSHAACYTMALAHTLAEKGYKAESLQTQAFCSLVQFLMPCVKM; the protein is encoded by the coding sequence TTGACTACACTAACCCGAACAGCACAAGCACAATGGAATGGCGACTTGAAAAGTGGCAATGGTCACATTAATGCATCAAGTCATATTCTCAACGATACTCCCTACACCTTTTCCACGCGCTTCGAGGATACCCCAGGTACAAATCCTGAAGAACTGCTTGCCTCTTCCCATGCGGCTTGTTACACCATGGCGCTTGCCCATACCTTGGCAGAAAAAGGCTATAAAGCTGAAAGTCTTCAAACGCAGGCATTCTGCTCGCTTGTCCAATTTCTAATGCCTTGCGTCAAAATGTAG